Proteins from one Staphylococcus saprophyticus subsp. saprophyticus ATCC 15305 = NCTC 7292 genomic window:
- the hxlB gene encoding 6-phospho-3-hexuloisomerase yields the protein MTEITNYRLILDEIDNTLSHVKDSEAETFLKQIIKAEQVFVSGKGRSGFVANSFAMRLNQLGKGAHVVGESTTPSITEKDLFVILSGSGSTEHLRLLADKAKAVGAEVVLLSTNPTSKIGELANAVIELPAGTKYDTEGSAQPLGSLFEQASQVFLDSIVLDLMTEINVDEETMQQNHANLE from the coding sequence ATGACAGAAATCACAAATTATCGTTTAATACTAGATGAAATAGACAACACATTATCACATGTGAAAGACAGTGAAGCCGAAACGTTTTTAAAGCAAATTATTAAAGCAGAGCAAGTTTTTGTATCTGGAAAAGGACGTTCGGGTTTTGTAGCAAATAGTTTTGCGATGAGATTGAATCAGCTTGGGAAGGGTGCGCATGTAGTTGGTGAGTCCACTACACCTTCCATTACCGAAAAAGATTTGTTTGTTATCCTTTCTGGCTCAGGTTCGACAGAGCATTTAAGATTATTAGCAGATAAAGCTAAAGCTGTAGGTGCAGAAGTTGTATTATTGTCAACAAATCCAACGTCAAAGATTGGTGAACTTGCAAATGCAGTGATTGAATTACCGGCGGGAACGAAATATGATACTGAAGGTTCAGCACAACCTCTAGGTAGCCTATTTGAACAAGCATCACAAGTGTTTTTAGATAGTATTGTTTTAGATTTAATGACTGAGATAAACGTTGATGAAGAAACAATGCAGCAAAATCATGCTAATCTGGAATAA
- the hxlA gene encoding 3-hexulose-6-phosphate synthase has product MELQLAIDLLNKEEATILANKVKDYINIVEIGTPIVINEGLPAVQHLNDNIDGVKVLADLKIMDAADYEVSQAVKFGADIVTILGVAEDASIKAAVDEAHKHGKQLLVDMIAVQDLEKRAKDLDDLGADYIAVHTGYDLQAEGQSPLESLRKVKSVISNSKVAVAGGIKPDTIKDIVAENPDLIIVGGGIANADDPVEAAKQCRAAIEGK; this is encoded by the coding sequence ATGGAATTACAATTAGCAATTGATTTATTAAATAAAGAGGAAGCAACAATACTTGCGAATAAAGTTAAAGATTATATAAATATCGTAGAAATTGGAACACCAATTGTTATAAATGAAGGATTACCAGCTGTACAACATTTAAATGATAATATTGATGGTGTAAAAGTATTAGCAGATTTAAAAATTATGGATGCTGCCGATTACGAAGTAAGTCAAGCAGTTAAATTTGGTGCAGACATAGTAACAATTTTAGGCGTTGCAGAAGATGCATCAATTAAAGCTGCAGTTGATGAAGCACATAAACACGGCAAACAATTATTAGTAGATATGATTGCAGTACAAGATTTAGAAAAACGTGCGAAAGATTTAGATGATTTAGGCGCAGATTATATCGCTGTTCATACTGGTTATGACTTACAAGCTGAAGGTCAATCTCCTTTAGAAAGTTTACGTAAAGTTAAATCTGTAATTAGTAATTCTAAAGTAGCAGTTGCAGGTGGTATTAAACCAGATACAATTAAAGATATTGTTGCAGAAAATCCTGATTTAATTATTGTTGGTGGCGGCATTGCAAATGCTGATGATCCTGTAGAAGCTGCTAAACAATGTAGAGCTGCGATTGAAGGAAAATAA
- a CDS encoding winged helix-turn-helix transcriptional regulator, with protein sequence MLIEYNNKLFYTSKDLALSVIGGRWKIPIIYHLLQSEVLRLSELEKKLPDINQRMLIRQLRELEKDMIIKRTIYPVVPPKVEYRLTSVGLSLDNVVYGICEWGDEYLKLINNEN encoded by the coding sequence TTGTTAATAGAATATAATAATAAATTATTTTACACTTCTAAAGATTTAGCTTTATCAGTAATTGGTGGTAGATGGAAAATCCCTATTATTTATCATTTATTACAATCAGAAGTACTTAGGTTGAGTGAATTAGAAAAAAAATTACCAGATATTAATCAAAGAATGTTAATTAGACAATTAAGGGAGCTTGAAAAGGATATGATAATAAAAAGAACTATATATCCAGTAGTCCCTCCAAAAGTTGAATATCGATTAACTAGTGTTGGTTTGTCTCTCGACAATGTGGTCTATGGTATTTGTGAATGGGGAGATGAATATTTGAAATTAATTAATAATGAAAATTAG
- a CDS encoding PLP-dependent aminotransferase family protein, with the protein MLQLTPNFDIQSKDPIYIQLYSYIKQEIKKKRLLPEMKLPSKRKLSQHLCVSQNTVESAYGQLVAEGYLKALPRKGYYICDIEEEDFNINYQNPQYVEEKLNNNDGYTYDFAYTGVDPESFPFNLYRKLVNEIFQSDNKQILQLGHPQGELYLRRAIADYIYEARGVKCYPSQIVIGSGTQTLMKILFLLLPKSKFAVEDPGYHRKMMLFEKEANQVEFIPIDSEGMLVSHLIKSDANVAIVTPSHQFPSGMIMPVSKRLQILKWAKEQKDRYIIEDDYDSEFRYSGKPVPALQGLDTGENVIYMGTFSKLLLPSLRISYMVLPISLINIYQEDFFFYAQTVSRIDQNILKEFLNRGHWEKHIQKMKVVYRKKRDVLITAISKHFPESVEVIGEDSGLHLTLRLNNGMTEQEAIDQAAKFGVKVNSVSEYGENDGQTVLLGFAVLSIEQIKAAVKLLEKAWFEKNTSNHY; encoded by the coding sequence ATGTTACAGTTAACACCGAATTTTGATATTCAAAGCAAAGATCCGATTTATATCCAGTTATATTCGTATATTAAACAAGAGATAAAGAAAAAAAGGTTATTACCTGAAATGAAGTTGCCTTCAAAACGAAAACTTTCTCAGCATCTTTGTGTTAGTCAAAATACTGTTGAATCTGCCTATGGGCAATTAGTTGCTGAAGGCTACTTAAAAGCACTTCCTAGAAAAGGATATTATATTTGCGATATTGAAGAAGAGGATTTTAATATAAATTATCAAAACCCCCAGTATGTGGAGGAAAAATTAAATAACAACGATGGTTATACCTATGATTTTGCATACACTGGTGTTGATCCAGAATCTTTTCCTTTTAACCTTTATAGAAAGTTGGTAAATGAAATATTTCAAAGTGATAACAAACAAATATTACAGTTAGGCCATCCTCAAGGAGAGCTATATTTACGAAGAGCAATTGCGGATTATATTTACGAAGCAAGAGGAGTAAAATGTTATCCAAGTCAAATTGTTATCGGATCTGGCACACAAACTTTAATGAAGATACTTTTTCTATTATTACCAAAGAGCAAATTTGCTGTTGAAGACCCTGGATATCATAGGAAAATGATGTTATTTGAAAAAGAAGCAAATCAAGTAGAATTCATTCCAATCGATTCAGAAGGTATGCTTGTTTCTCATTTAATTAAATCTGATGCAAATGTAGCGATTGTGACGCCGTCCCATCAGTTTCCTAGTGGTATGATTATGCCGGTTTCAAAACGCTTACAAATATTGAAATGGGCAAAAGAACAAAAAGACCGTTATATTATTGAAGATGATTATGATAGTGAATTTCGATATAGTGGTAAACCAGTACCTGCGCTTCAAGGGTTAGATACCGGAGAAAATGTAATTTATATGGGTACTTTCTCCAAATTACTATTACCTTCTCTGCGTATTAGTTATATGGTTTTACCAATTTCTCTAATCAATATCTACCAAGAAGACTTTTTCTTTTATGCTCAAACAGTCTCTCGCATAGACCAAAATATCTTAAAAGAATTTTTAAATAGAGGACATTGGGAAAAACATATTCAAAAAATGAAAGTGGTTTATCGAAAAAAAAGAGATGTTTTAATTACAGCTATTTCAAAACATTTCCCAGAAAGTGTTGAAGTTATAGGCGAAGACTCTGGTTTGCATTTAACCCTACGTTTAAATAATGGTATGACAGAACAAGAGGCTATTGATCAAGCAGCAAAATTTGGTGTAAAAGTAAATTCTGTTTCTGAATACGGGGAAAATGATGGCCAAACCGTCCTCCTTGGCTTTGCAGTACTATCCATAGAACAAATAAAAGCAGCAGTTAAACTGCTTGAAAAAGCATGGTTTGAAAAAAATACAAGTAATCATTATTAA
- a CDS encoding DMT family transporter has product MNQQNQHIGYIMIISGATLWGLSGPMIQWLFQHSSISSIDFLVFRLLLAGIFLLLYLSFSKKQIFEIWKYPGHRFQLILFGAIGMLGAQYFFIETINVSNAVTAMLFQFFSPILITIYVSIQIKQLPTARQFISIVIALIGLYFLITNGSYQNILLTKQGIIFGLLTMLGFTFYTIQPVSLIKKWGVILVVGWGMLIAGVFSFLLNLNLSIQSFIEGLTITTTVMLLGVIISGTLSFLLYIGSLKYLSPSETSILSSIEPLVAIIISITWLNESFGYYQLVGGLFIIIAVVALTTPKKSKYEN; this is encoded by the coding sequence ATGAATCAGCAAAATCAACATATAGGATATATTATGATTATTAGTGGAGCAACTCTTTGGGGCCTATCGGGTCCGATGATACAGTGGCTTTTCCAACATTCCAGCATTTCATCCATAGATTTTCTTGTTTTTCGCTTACTATTAGCTGGAATTTTTCTTCTCTTGTATCTTTCTTTTTCAAAAAAACAAATCTTTGAAATTTGGAAGTACCCAGGTCACAGATTTCAACTCATATTATTTGGCGCTATTGGTATGCTCGGTGCTCAATACTTTTTTATCGAGACAATCAATGTAAGCAATGCTGTCACGGCTATGTTGTTTCAGTTTTTTTCTCCAATACTTATTACAATTTATGTATCCATACAAATCAAGCAGCTACCAACTGCCAGACAATTTATCTCTATAGTTATAGCTTTAATTGGTCTCTATTTTTTAATCACAAATGGTTCGTATCAAAACATTCTTCTAACCAAACAGGGTATTATTTTTGGACTTCTTACAATGCTAGGTTTTACATTTTACACTATACAACCGGTTTCTTTAATCAAAAAATGGGGCGTCATTCTTGTAGTTGGGTGGGGGATGTTAATCGCAGGTGTATTTTCCTTTTTATTAAATTTAAATTTAAGTATTCAAAGTTTTATTGAAGGCTTAACAATCACAACAACTGTTATGTTATTAGGTGTGATTATAAGTGGAACTCTTTCATTTCTTCTTTATATCGGAAGTTTAAAGTATTTATCCCCATCTGAAACAAGCATTTTATCCAGTATAGAACCTCTTGTTGCCATCATCATTTCAATTACTTGGTTAAATGAATCCTTTGGATACTATCAACTAGTAGGCGGACTATTTATTATTATAGCTGTCGTAGCTTTAACTACACCGAAAAAAAGTAAGTATGAAAATTAA
- a CDS encoding alcohol dehydrogenase catalytic domain-containing protein gives MKAVTYQGHKNMEVREVHDPIIEESTDAIIKITASGICGSDLHLYHQGDLFMDPDFVIGHEPMGIVEEVGKEVKTLKKGDRVVIPFNIGCGDCFYCNNEMESQCDNSNPSPASWKMNNGGLFGFGGMHGNHWGGQAEYLRVPFADFSSFKVPDSDLKDEQVLFLSDVVPTAYWSVEHAGVKSGDTVIVLGCGPIGLMAQKFAKLKGAERVIAIDNVEHRLNHAKKSNGAEVYNFSKEDNIGKLLHESTRGGADVVIDCVGMDGQVAQDDLEISSNSAQRGNISPIITAAESVRKFGTIQLTGIYGTPADNFPIDLIFNRDVQVKSGQAPVIHQMPKLYEMIKNEVFDPTEIITHTMPLEDAKQAYDIFDQKKDNNIKVILKP, from the coding sequence ATGAAAGCAGTTACTTATCAAGGTCATAAAAATATGGAAGTGCGTGAAGTACATGATCCAATAATAGAAGAATCAACGGATGCAATTATAAAAATAACAGCTTCAGGTATATGTGGTTCTGATTTACATCTTTACCATCAAGGTGATTTATTTATGGATCCTGATTTTGTTATTGGACATGAGCCAATGGGAATTGTAGAAGAAGTAGGAAAAGAGGTTAAAACCTTAAAAAAGGGAGATAGAGTAGTTATACCTTTTAACATAGGTTGTGGCGATTGTTTCTATTGTAATAATGAAATGGAGTCTCAGTGTGATAATTCTAATCCATCACCGGCAAGTTGGAAAATGAATAATGGTGGACTCTTCGGTTTTGGTGGCATGCACGGAAACCACTGGGGAGGTCAAGCAGAGTATTTGAGAGTCCCATTTGCCGATTTCTCCTCTTTCAAAGTTCCAGATAGTGATTTGAAAGACGAACAAGTATTATTTTTATCTGATGTGGTCCCAACAGCTTATTGGAGTGTTGAACATGCAGGCGTAAAATCTGGAGATACCGTTATTGTTCTCGGTTGTGGCCCAATCGGTTTAATGGCACAAAAATTTGCTAAATTAAAAGGCGCTGAACGTGTTATTGCCATTGACAATGTAGAACATAGATTAAACCATGCCAAAAAATCCAATGGCGCTGAAGTATATAATTTTTCTAAAGAAGATAATATAGGAAAATTACTTCATGAAAGCACACGCGGTGGTGCAGATGTCGTTATAGATTGTGTTGGAATGGATGGCCAAGTTGCTCAAGATGATTTAGAGATAAGTTCAAATTCAGCGCAACGAGGTAATATTAGTCCCATTATTACAGCAGCTGAATCAGTAAGAAAATTTGGAACGATTCAATTAACTGGTATTTACGGTACACCTGCAGACAATTTTCCAATAGATTTAATTTTCAATAGAGATGTCCAAGTAAAAAGTGGACAAGCGCCAGTTATTCATCAAATGCCAAAATTATATGAAATGATTAAAAATGAGGTTTTTGATCCAACAGAAATTATAACTCATACAATGCCTTTAGAAGATGCAAAACAAGCGTATGATATTTTCGATCAGAAAAAAGATAATAATATTAAAGTAATTCTAAAACCATAA
- a CDS encoding ATP-binding cassette domain-containing protein has translation MNDITIIGASQNNLKNINITIPKHLVTVFTGRSGSGKSSLVFRTIAAESEQLLNESYSSYIQFHLNKQPKPKVNAIKNLPVAMTISQKRFNGNSRSTVGTVSDIYASVRLLWSRIGEPFVGYSDAFSFNSPNGMCETCEGLGYIEDINLNELLDWNKSLNEGAINFPSFGPDKERGKAYRDSGLFDNDKKLKAYTKEELDLFLYQEPIKLKKPPEEWRKSAKYVGLIPRFRRIFLGDKEFNKKRYAKHLKNVVENKVCPTCNGQRLNSKILSCKIMGKNISDFTQMTVKENLAFLNKLNNSTAQFIIEPLRKQLEALDYIGLSYLTLDRVTTSLSGGEAQRLKLIRHLNSSLSDLVYIIDEPSVGLHPEDIAKINEILKSLKHKGNTVLIVEHDPDVIKEADYIIDMGPSSGAQGGEITFKGTYKKLLSSDTSTGEALRIKHHLKNEIREAKSFYHLGPVTQNNLNNVTVDIPKHVLTVLTGVAGSGKSSLVKAGFAKNDNAVFMDQKAIQGSDRSNLLTYLGVFDRVRNFFSKETGLNKSMFSYNSKGACPNCGGKGYIETELAFMGEFSQTCEVCHGKRYKPEVLNATIDGYSIADFLELTVDEGIRFFDKENEIQSKLQAISKTGLNYVTLGQPLSTLSGGEIQRVKLGQYLNDDVTDSIFIFDEPTTGLHEADIPILINCFNDLIEQNNTVILIEHNLSIMCDADWIIDVGPGPGLDGGKIQFSGYPINFVKENKTLTSKHLKLYIAND, from the coding sequence ATGAATGATATTACCATTATAGGAGCTTCACAAAATAATTTGAAAAATATAAATATAACTATACCTAAACATTTAGTTACAGTATTTACAGGTCGTTCTGGTTCAGGTAAGTCATCATTGGTTTTCAGAACAATAGCTGCTGAATCTGAACAACTTTTAAATGAAAGTTATTCTAGCTACATTCAATTTCATTTAAATAAGCAGCCTAAACCAAAAGTAAATGCAATTAAAAATCTTCCTGTAGCAATGACGATTAGTCAAAAAAGATTTAATGGTAATTCTCGCTCTACTGTAGGTACAGTATCTGATATATACGCCTCTGTTAGATTGTTATGGTCAAGGATAGGTGAACCTTTTGTCGGTTATTCAGATGCCTTTTCATTTAACAGTCCCAATGGTATGTGTGAAACATGTGAAGGATTAGGTTACATTGAAGACATTAATTTAAATGAGCTCTTAGATTGGAACAAATCTTTAAATGAAGGTGCTATTAATTTTCCATCTTTTGGACCTGATAAAGAAAGAGGGAAAGCTTATCGTGATAGTGGTCTGTTTGATAATGATAAAAAATTAAAAGCATATACAAAAGAGGAATTAGATTTGTTTTTGTATCAGGAGCCAATAAAATTAAAAAAACCACCTGAAGAATGGCGGAAATCAGCAAAATATGTGGGACTTATACCTAGGTTTAGAAGAATATTCTTGGGAGATAAAGAATTTAACAAAAAACGTTATGCTAAACATCTTAAAAATGTTGTGGAAAACAAAGTTTGTCCAACTTGTAACGGTCAACGTTTAAATTCGAAAATTTTGAGTTGTAAAATTATGGGGAAAAATATTTCAGATTTCACACAAATGACTGTAAAAGAAAATTTAGCATTTCTTAATAAATTAAATAATTCAACAGCCCAGTTTATTATTGAACCACTCCGAAAACAATTAGAAGCACTTGATTATATAGGATTAAGTTATTTAACTCTTGACCGTGTAACCACTTCTTTATCAGGTGGAGAAGCACAACGGCTTAAATTAATACGACATTTAAATAGTTCGCTATCTGATTTGGTTTATATCATTGATGAACCAAGTGTTGGTTTACATCCAGAGGATATTGCAAAAATAAATGAAATTTTGAAATCTTTAAAACATAAAGGTAATACAGTATTAATTGTAGAACATGATCCTGATGTAATTAAAGAAGCAGATTATATTATTGATATGGGGCCAAGTTCAGGGGCGCAAGGTGGAGAGATAACGTTTAAGGGAACATACAAAAAATTATTGTCTTCAGATACATCTACTGGGGAAGCACTACGTATCAAACATCACTTAAAAAATGAGATACGTGAAGCAAAGAGTTTTTATCATCTTGGACCAGTAACCCAAAACAATTTGAATAATGTGACAGTGGATATACCCAAGCATGTTTTGACAGTATTAACTGGAGTAGCAGGTTCTGGGAAAAGTTCACTTGTTAAGGCAGGTTTTGCAAAAAATGATAATGCAGTATTTATGGATCAAAAAGCGATACAAGGTTCCGATCGGTCTAATTTACTAACTTATTTAGGTGTTTTTGATAGAGTCAGAAATTTTTTCAGCAAAGAAACTGGATTAAATAAATCTATGTTTAGTTATAATTCGAAAGGAGCTTGTCCCAATTGTGGTGGTAAAGGTTATATTGAAACAGAACTTGCATTTATGGGTGAATTTTCACAAACATGTGAAGTGTGTCACGGTAAACGTTATAAGCCAGAAGTGTTGAATGCAACTATAGATGGCTATTCCATTGCTGATTTCCTTGAATTGACTGTTGACGAAGGTATAAGATTTTTTGATAAAGAAAATGAAATTCAGTCTAAGTTACAAGCTATAAGTAAAACTGGATTAAATTACGTAACCCTTGGCCAACCTCTATCTACATTATCAGGTGGTGAAATTCAACGCGTTAAATTAGGCCAATATTTAAATGATGATGTTACAGATAGTATTTTTATATTTGATGAACCTACAACAGGTTTACATGAAGCTGATATTCCTATATTGATAAACTGTTTTAATGATCTTATTGAACAAAATAACACTGTTATTTTAATTGAACACAATTTATCAATTATGTGTGATGCTGATTGGATTATAGATGTAGGACCAGGACCTGGTCTAGATGGGGGTAAAATACAATTTAGTGGCTATCCTATAAACTTTGTTAAAGAGAATAAAACATTAACATCTAAGCATTTGAAACTTTATATAGCAAATGATTAA
- a CDS encoding type 1 glutamine amidotransferase domain-containing protein encodes MTKKVAIILADEFEDIELTSPKEALENAGFETEVIGDTEKHELVGKHGEKVTVDVSIADAKPENYDALLIPGGFSPDHLRGDEEGRYGTFTKYFTQNDVPTFAICHGPLLLVDTDDLKGRTITGVINVRKDLSNAGAHVVDESVVIDNNIVTSRVPDDLDDFNREIIKKLKA; translated from the coding sequence ATGACTAAAAAAGTAGCAATCATTTTAGCAGATGAATTTGAAGATATAGAATTGACTAGTCCAAAAGAAGCATTAGAAAATGCTGGATTTGAGACTGAAGTTATTGGAGATACAGAAAAACATGAACTTGTTGGCAAACATGGGGAGAAAGTAACTGTAGATGTTAGCATTGCAGATGCGAAACCAGAAAATTATGATGCATTATTAATTCCTGGCGGATTCTCACCTGATCATTTACGTGGTGATGAAGAAGGTCGCTATGGTACATTTACTAAGTATTTTACTCAAAATGATGTGCCTACATTTGCGATTTGTCATGGTCCACTTCTACTAGTTGATACTGATGATTTAAAGGGCCGCACAATAACTGGCGTTATCAATGTACGTAAAGATTTATCTAATGCTGGTGCACACGTTGTTGATGAATCAGTTGTAATAGATAACAATATTGTAACGAGTCGTGTCCCAGATGACTTAGATGATTTCAATAGAGAAATTATTAAAAAATTAAAAGCATAA
- the hxlA gene encoding 3-hexulose-6-phosphate synthase, which translates to MELQLAIDLLNKEDAAELANKVKDHVDIVEIGTPIVINEGLPAVQHLNDNVDGVKVLADLKIMDAADYEVSQAVKFGADIVTILGVAEDASIKAAVDEAHKHGKQLLVDMIAVQDLEKRAKDLDDLGADYIAVHTGYDLQAEGQSPLESLRKVKSVISNSKVAVAGGIKPDTIKDIVAENPDLIIVGGGIANADDPVEAAKQCRDIVDAHTKA; encoded by the coding sequence ATGGAATTACAATTAGCAATTGATTTATTAAATAAAGAGGATGCTGCAGAATTAGCAAATAAAGTTAAAGATCATGTAGATATCGTAGAAATTGGAACACCAATTGTTATAAATGAAGGATTACCAGCTGTACAACATTTAAATGATAATGTTGATGGTGTAAAAGTATTAGCAGATTTAAAAATTATGGATGCTGCCGATTACGAAGTAAGCCAAGCAGTTAAATTTGGTGCAGACATAGTAACAATTTTAGGCGTTGCAGAAGATGCATCAATTAAAGCAGCAGTTGATGAAGCACATAAACATGGCAAACAATTATTAGTAGATATGATTGCAGTACAAGATTTAGAAAAACGTGCGAAAGATTTAGATGATTTAGGCGCAGATTATATCGCTGTTCATACTGGTTATGACTTACAAGCTGAAGGTCAATCTCCTTTAGAAAGTTTACGTAAAGTTAAATCTGTAATTAGTAATTCTAAAGTAGCAGTCGCAGGTGGTATTAAACCAGATACAATTAAAGATATTGTTGCAGAAAATCCTGATTTAATTATTGTTGGTGGCGGCATTGCAAATGCTGATGACCCTGTAGAAGCTGCTAAACAATGTCGTGATATTGTAGATGCCCATACAAAGGCATAA
- a CDS encoding SDR family oxidoreductase: protein MNNVKDKVVVITGASSGIGEETVNLLSENGAKLVLGARRLDRLEKIQQKVGHDSVSIKKTDVTKPDEVNALIETAYNDFGRIDVLINNAGLMPQSFLEKNKQDEWNQMIDVNIKGVLYGIGAVLPYMRKQKSGHIINLASVAGHVVFPGSAVYCGTKYAVRAITEGLRQEEAIVGSNIRTTILSPGAVSTELTDHISDKDMKQDIDELYKNAIKPDAIARAINYAINEPEESSVNEFIIRPSSQSL from the coding sequence ATGAATAATGTAAAAGATAAAGTAGTTGTGATAACAGGTGCATCTAGTGGTATTGGTGAGGAAACTGTGAATTTGTTATCTGAAAATGGTGCCAAGCTTGTTTTAGGTGCGAGACGTTTAGATAGATTAGAAAAAATACAACAAAAAGTAGGTCATGATAGTGTAAGCATTAAAAAAACTGATGTAACAAAACCCGATGAAGTAAATGCATTAATTGAAACAGCTTATAATGATTTTGGTCGTATAGATGTTTTAATTAATAACGCGGGTCTTATGCCTCAATCCTTTTTAGAAAAGAATAAGCAAGATGAATGGAATCAAATGATAGATGTGAATATTAAAGGTGTATTATACGGCATTGGTGCAGTATTACCTTATATGAGAAAACAAAAATCAGGCCATATTATTAATTTGGCTTCTGTGGCGGGACATGTTGTTTTCCCAGGTAGTGCTGTTTATTGTGGTACCAAATATGCAGTGAGAGCGATAACTGAGGGATTAAGACAAGAAGAAGCTATAGTGGGTTCAAATATTAGAACAACAATTCTATCTCCGGGGGCTGTCAGCACTGAATTAACAGACCATATTAGTGACAAAGATATGAAACAAGATATAGATGAATTATATAAAAATGCAATTAAACCAGATGCTATTGCTAGAGCTATTAATTACGCAATTAATGAGCCGGAAGAATCTTCTGTAAATGAATTTATCATTCGTCCTAGTAGCCAAAGTTTATAA
- the aldA gene encoding aldehyde dehydrogenase, translated as MTNQLFINNEFVESTSEETLDVINPATGETIDTITFATEEEVNDAIEKSKCAQLEWEKVPAPTRAERVKSLIPLLKQHKDDIAHLYVKEQGKIIAQAKDEIDKSIEYIDYMASLSMSNKGEVLQNTIVNETIQLTKKPIGVTAGIVPWNAPILVLMRKVIPAIVTGCSVVIKPSEETTLLTLKIAELFRDSTIPAGLIQIVPGTGETVGTQLATHKDIQLVSLTGSMGAGKAVFKNAADSIKKLNLELGGNAPVLVTQHADLDKAVDYIVTARINNAGQVCTCPERIFVHEDVHDDFINKVKDKMGALQVGDPYDENTDYGAIMNQKQLDSIDDKVQKAIKNGADLVLGGHKLDLEGFFYAPTILDHVKTTDSAFKEEIFGPVLAITTYTNFDDVIDMANDTNAGLSSYIFSESLKEIMTATECLKFGEVYANCEAEEAINSYHAGWRESGLGGADGIHGFEEYYNTTVSYIRW; from the coding sequence ATGACGAATCAACTATTTATTAATAATGAATTTGTAGAAAGTACATCTGAAGAAACATTGGATGTGATTAACCCAGCAACGGGAGAAACAATCGATACGATTACATTTGCTACTGAAGAAGAGGTAAACGACGCAATTGAAAAATCTAAATGCGCTCAACTTGAATGGGAAAAAGTACCGGCTCCTACACGTGCTGAGCGTGTAAAATCATTAATTCCTTTACTTAAACAACATAAAGATGATATCGCTCATTTATACGTCAAAGAACAAGGTAAAATAATAGCGCAAGCTAAAGATGAAATTGATAAATCAATAGAATACATTGATTATATGGCAAGTTTAAGTATGAGTAACAAAGGTGAAGTATTACAAAATACTATAGTAAACGAAACCATTCAACTGACAAAAAAACCAATCGGCGTTACTGCTGGCATTGTACCTTGGAATGCTCCGATTTTGGTGCTTATGCGCAAAGTGATTCCAGCTATTGTAACTGGCTGTTCTGTCGTTATCAAACCAAGTGAAGAAACAACATTATTAACATTAAAAATTGCTGAACTTTTCCGTGATTCAACCATTCCTGCTGGACTCATCCAAATTGTCCCAGGTACTGGCGAAACAGTTGGAACACAATTGGCGACACATAAAGATATTCAGCTTGTTTCACTAACAGGTAGCATGGGAGCAGGTAAAGCTGTATTTAAAAATGCGGCTGATAGCATAAAAAAACTCAACTTAGAACTAGGTGGAAATGCCCCTGTTCTTGTCACACAACACGCTGACTTAGATAAGGCTGTTGATTATATCGTTACTGCACGTATTAATAATGCTGGCCAAGTATGTACATGTCCAGAACGGATCTTTGTTCATGAAGATGTACATGACGACTTTATTAACAAAGTTAAAGATAAAATGGGTGCTCTTCAAGTTGGAGATCCATATGATGAAAACACTGACTATGGTGCAATTATGAATCAAAAACAATTAGATAGTATTGATGATAAAGTTCAAAAAGCAATTAAGAATGGAGCAGATTTAGTATTAGGTGGTCATAAATTAGACCTTGAAGGATTCTTCTATGCACCTACTATTTTAGATCATGTAAAAACAACTGATAGTGCTTTTAAAGAAGAAATTTTCGGTCCTGTTCTTGCTATAACCACATATACAAACTTTGATGACGTTATTGATATGGCAAATGATACTAATGCAGGTCTATCATCTTATATTTTCTCTGAAAGCTTAAAAGAAATTATGACAGCTACTGAATGTTTAAAATTTGGAGAAGTTTATGCGAACTGCGAGGCTGAAGAAGCAATCAATAGTTATCACGCAGGTTGGAGAGAATCTGGTCTTGGTGGTGCAGATGGTATTCATGGTTTTGAAGAATATTACAATACAACTGTAAGTTATATTAGATGGTAA